A part of Puntigrus tetrazona isolate hp1 chromosome 21, ASM1883169v1, whole genome shotgun sequence genomic DNA contains:
- the ttc1 gene encoding tetratricopeptide repeat protein 1 yields the protein MEIESETLSAAMADTLKVSETRETTTDPEEDRFYDCEDMLPEEDGHTEREHRELVSDDRTENEKLENVDGTDRLCLDNTSEEDSEGHADSSEKRHDSLTTDLDPEKDNDEEQEKWEKFVESDEQREGDSDSEFKEEAVKENEFDEEYLRELEKDLTEEEKESRRKESLQLKEKGNTQFKSGEHAEAEESYTSALKVCPVCFGKERSILFSNRAAARLHQDKKDSAISDCSKAIELNPNYVRAILRRAELYEKTDKLDEALEDYKSVLEKDPGIPAAREACMRLPRQIEERNEKLKEEMMSKLKDLGNMILRPFGLSTSNFQVNQDTNTGSYSINFVQNPNNNNR from the exons ATGGAGATAGAGTCTGAGACGCTCTCAGCTGCCATGGCTGACACCTTAAAAGTGTCAGAGACCAGAGAAACCACCACAGACCCCGAGGAAGACCGTTTCTATGACTGTGAGGACATGTTACCTGAAGAAGAtggacacacagagagagagcacagaGAGCTGGTGTCAGACGACAGGACAGAAAATGAGAAACTAGAAAACGTGGATGGCACTGACCGGTTGTGTTTGGATAACACGTCAGAAGAGGATTCTGAAGGGCACGCGGACAGCTCGGAAAAGAGACACGACTCATTAACAACAGACCTGGATCCCGAGAAAGACAATGACGAGGAACAGGAGAAATGGGAGAAGTTTGTGGAGAGCGACGAGCAGAGAGAGGGCGACTCGGATTCAGAATTCAAAGAGGAGGCGGTCAAGGAGAACGAGTTTGATGAGGAATACCTGCGTGAGCTGGAGAAAGACCTGAcggaggaagagaaagag aGCAGAAGAAAGGAGAGTTTACAGCTGAAGGAGAAGGGCAACACACAATTTAAGAgtggag AGCATGCCGAGGCTGAAGAGTCTTACACGTCCGCTCTGAAAGTGTGTCCTGTGTGCTTCGGTAAAGAGAGATCCATACTCTTCTCTAATCGAGCTGCTGCACGCCTGCATCAG GATAAAAAAGACAGCGCTATTAGTGACTGCTCTAAAG CCATAGAACTAAATCCAAATTATGTCCGTGCCATTCTGAGGAGAGCAGAACTCTACGAGAAGACAGACAAGCTTGATGAAGCTCTAGAGGACTATAAAAGTGTGTTGGAGAAAGACCCGGGCATCCCTGCAGCTAGAGAGGCCTGTATG CGATTGCCACGGCAAATCGAGGAGCGAAACGAGAAGCTGAAAGAAGAGATGATGA GTAAGCTGAAGGACTTGGGCAACATGATTCTGCGACCCTTCGGTCTCTCCACCTCCAACTTCCAGGTCAACCAAGACACCAACACAGGATCCTACTCCATTAATTTTGTTCAGAatcccaacaacaacaacagatag
- the adra1ba gene encoding alpha-1A adrenergic receptor, protein MSSDTDHAVNFLSNASSEPSDVSNSSSAGNGTDPSSFSLRRALPLGMVLGAFIVFAIVGNILVILSVVCNRHLRIPTNYFIINLAMADLLLSTTVLPVSATREILNYWVFGRIFCDIWAAVDVLCCTASIMSLCVISIDRYIGVRYPLQYPSIVTEKRALLAMLGVWVLAFVISIGPLLGWKEPPSEDDTVCLITEEPFYALFSSLGSFYIPLAVILAMYCRVYVVAKRTTKNLEAGVMKEHMDSNELTLRIHYKGSQTQDDCSKGHMRSSLTVKLLKFSREKKAAKTLGVVVGMFILCWLPFFLALPIGSFNTSLRPPETFFKVIFWLGYFNSCLNPIIYPCYSREFKQAFIRILRCQCQQRKQQGWRAYNYRVQTGSASQVYTDTSSICMNGSQQTLALMQPSPTLFSRVVDSRPASGLLPGWGQCTSSSSSSLSGSPFPGKMRSSSRATSPCKTNRMALLFSSGSQNANGQNGKREIGPISRHTPETTI, encoded by the exons ATGAGTTCTGATACAGATCATGCCGTGAACTTCTTGAGCAATGCTTCCTCCGAACCGTCCGACGTCTCCAATTCGAGCTCCGCCGGTAACGGGACCGATCCGAGCTCGTTCAGTCTCAGACGCGCGCTTCCACTGGGCATGGTTCTGGGcgcttttattgtgtttgctATCGTGGGCAACATTCTCGTTATTCTCTCCGTTGTGTGCAACAGGCACCTGCGCATCCCGACCAACTACTTCATCATCAATTTAGCCATGGCGGACCTGTTGCTGAGCACAACTGTCCTGCCGGTGTCCGCCACGCGTGAAATTCTCAACTACTGGGTGTTCGGGAGGATTTTCTGTGACATCTGGGCTGCGGTGGATGTGCTGTGCTGCACCGCGTCCATCATGAGCCTGTGCGTTATCTCCATAGACCGCTACATCGGGGTGCGTTACCCGCTGCAGTACCCGAGCATCGTGACCGAGAAAAGGGCGCTCTTGGCCATGCTGGGGGTTTGGGTTCTCGCGTTTGTCATCTCCATAGGACCTCTGCTCGGGTGGAAAGAGCCCCCTTCGGAGGACGACACCGTGTGCCTCATCACAGAAGAGCCGTTTTACGCGCTCTTCTCCTCGCTGGGCTCCTTCTACATCCCTTTGGCGGTGATTCTGGCCATGTACTGCCGCGTGTACGTTGTTGCCAAAAGAACCACTAAAAACCTCGAGGCTGGAGTGATGAAGGAGCACATGGACTCCAACGAGTTGACGCTCCGGATTCATTACAAAGGCTCTCAGACGCAGGATGACTGCAGCAAAGGCCACATGAGGAGCTCGCTGACAGTCAAATTGCTCAAGTTTTCTAGAGAAAAGAAAGCGGCTAAAACGCTCGGTGTCGTTGTGGGCATGTTTATCCTGTGCTGGTTACCATTCTTCCTCGCTTTACCCATCG GGTCGTTTAACACCAGTTTACGCCCTCCTGAAACGTTCTTCAAAGTGATCTTCTGGCTGGGCTACTTCAACAGCTGCCTGAACCCCATCATTTACCCCTGTTACAGCCGTGAGTTCAAGCAAGCCTTTATTCGGATCTTACGCTGCCAGTGTCAGCAGAGGAAACAACAGGGCTGGAGAGCGTACAACTACCGCGTCCAGACGGGCTCGGCCAGCCAGGTCTACACGGACACCAGCTCCATTTGCATGAATGGCAGTCAGCAGACCCTGGCCCTAATGCAACCCAGCCCAACGTTATTCAGCAGAGTTGTGGACTCTCGTCCTGCATCCGGCCTTCTTCCGGGCTGGGGCCAGTGTacatcctcttcctcttcctccctaTCAGGGAGCCCTTTTCCCGGCAAGATGAGATCCAGCTCTAGGGCGACAAGTCCTTGCAAAACTAACAGGATGGCTTTGCTGTTCTCCAGTGGGTCCCAGAATGCCAATGGACAGAATGGGAAGCGAGAGATCGGGCCGATATCTAGACACACGCCTGAGACTACAATCTAG